Proteins encoded by one window of Bacillus sp. DTU_2020_1000418_1_SI_GHA_SEK_038:
- a CDS encoding M20/M25/M40 family metallo-hydrolase, with protein MTTKHASSAAEFVNADRLQELFLELAKINAPSTKEQLVADYLVKALPKLGFSIEFDEAHKNFDGEVGNLVAWHEGTDPSIPPLFFSTHMDTVLPTEGLKPVIKDGVIHSDGTTILGADDRAALAAYLEAMRAIIEGGIPHGPIEFILTVNEQPGLVGARYMDYSKAKSKTGYIFDSSGDVGQIILKGPYSSRIWMEVEGKAAHIALNAEEGNSAFLIAAEGLTNMKLGTIDEETLANIGIIKGGELTSIIPGSVTVAGEVRSFSKEKLDQQLEHMAEAMKQAAEKISGKVNVKIEKKYSGFDIPENDILVRNAEEAARNIHVKPYLTETLGGADTNVLNENGLTCLTLGLGFQNIHSFRECISIENLVNTGRLTAALIEQWYINHKDK; from the coding sequence ATGACAACAAAACATGCATCTAGTGCTGCAGAGTTTGTAAATGCGGATCGGTTACAGGAATTATTTCTAGAGTTAGCAAAAATTAATGCACCGAGCACGAAGGAACAGCTTGTAGCTGATTATTTAGTGAAGGCATTGCCAAAACTTGGCTTTTCCATTGAGTTTGATGAGGCTCACAAAAACTTCGATGGAGAAGTCGGAAACTTAGTTGCCTGGCATGAAGGTACTGATCCATCTATTCCGCCATTATTCTTCTCCACACATATGGATACAGTACTGCCAACTGAAGGGTTAAAACCTGTTATTAAAGATGGTGTCATCCATTCTGATGGAACAACCATTTTAGGAGCAGACGATCGTGCAGCCTTAGCCGCTTACTTAGAAGCGATGAGAGCGATTATTGAAGGCGGTATTCCACATGGCCCGATTGAGTTCATTTTAACAGTCAATGAACAGCCAGGATTAGTCGGTGCAAGATACATGGACTACTCAAAAGCAAAAAGTAAAACAGGTTATATTTTTGACAGCAGTGGAGATGTAGGACAAATTATCCTAAAAGGTCCTTACAGCTCAAGGATTTGGATGGAAGTAGAAGGAAAGGCAGCACATATCGCTCTCAATGCAGAAGAAGGGAATAGTGCGTTTTTAATAGCCGCTGAAGGGTTAACAAATATGAAGTTAGGTACGATTGATGAGGAGACTCTAGCCAATATAGGAATTATTAAAGGCGGAGAACTGACTTCAATTATTCCTGGAAGTGTGACGGTTGCTGGGGAAGTTCGCAGCTTTTCAAAGGAAAAGCTTGATCAGCAGCTTGAGCATATGGCAGAAGCAATGAAACAAGCCGCTGAGAAAATAAGCGGCAAAGTAAATGTGAAAATTGAGAAGAAATACAGTGGATTTGATATCCCTGAAAACGATATTCTAGTAAGAAATGCAGAAGAAGCGGCAAGAAATATTCATGTAAAGCCATATTTAACAGAAACACTCGGCGGGGCAGATACAAATGTTCTAAATGAAAATGGTCTAACATGCTTAACCCTTGGCTTAGGCTTCCAAAATATTCATTCTTTCAGAGAATGCATTAGCATTGAGAACTTAGTTAACACTGGCAGACTAACAGCAGCTTTAATTGAACAATGGTATATAAATCATAAGGATAAATAG
- the hutH gene encoding histidine ammonia-lyase — MSNSGIAGLDVVELDGVTLDRHKVEKIVRGTAKVSIPEENRLKVRASRNRIEKQLSDGKILYGVNTGFGKLSDIEIEKEDIEKLQLNLLRADAVGVGDPLPTPVVRAMMTLRANALVRGFSGIREETVQLLIDMINEGVHPVVPSKGSVGASGDLAPLSHIAIVLVGEGKAEYKGEILPGGEALKRAGLEAVTLQAKEGLALINGTQCMSGVGVVALNEAERVGLAADMAACLTMEALHGVISAFDSELLAVRPHPELEFVASRMRKWLEGSERITRQGEIRIQDAYSIRCIPQVHGASWQAFNYVDDRLRIEMNSTTDNPIVLENGEVISGGHFHGQPIALSMDFLKVAAAEWANISERRTERLVNPQLSGLSPFLAPDPGLECGLMVAQYAAAALVSENKVLAHPASVDSIPTSANQEDHVSMGTIGSRQAREIIHNSARVIAIEMICASQAIYLEKAESQLAPATREYLEKIRAICPPLESDRAISDQMEELAQFILREDVLK; from the coding sequence ATGAGCAACAGTGGAATCGCAGGATTAGATGTAGTAGAACTTGATGGAGTAACATTAGATCGACATAAGGTAGAAAAAATTGTTAGAGGTACTGCAAAAGTATCAATCCCAGAGGAAAACCGTCTAAAAGTTCGTGCAAGCCGAAACCGTATTGAAAAGCAACTCAGTGACGGAAAAATTCTTTACGGTGTGAACACTGGATTTGGAAAGCTTAGCGATATAGAAATCGAGAAAGAAGATATCGAAAAATTACAGTTGAACTTATTACGAGCAGATGCTGTAGGTGTTGGAGACCCTCTGCCTACTCCAGTTGTAAGAGCGATGATGACGTTGCGTGCAAATGCTTTAGTACGCGGATTTTCTGGAATTAGAGAAGAAACTGTTCAACTGCTTATCGATATGATCAATGAAGGTGTGCATCCTGTCGTACCAAGCAAAGGTTCTGTCGGGGCCAGCGGTGATTTAGCGCCACTTTCTCATATCGCAATCGTTTTAGTTGGTGAAGGGAAAGCAGAATACAAAGGTGAAATTCTTCCTGGGGGAGAAGCTTTAAAACGGGCTGGATTGGAAGCGGTTACCTTACAAGCGAAGGAAGGACTTGCATTAATCAATGGAACACAGTGTATGTCTGGAGTTGGGGTTGTTGCTCTTAACGAAGCGGAGAGAGTCGGTTTGGCAGCAGATATGGCAGCTTGCTTGACGATGGAAGCACTGCATGGAGTTATTTCCGCTTTTGATAGTGAATTACTTGCTGTCCGTCCACATCCTGAGCTTGAGTTCGTAGCTTCACGGATGAGAAAGTGGCTTGAAGGCAGTGAACGTATTACGCGTCAAGGGGAAATCCGCATTCAGGATGCTTACTCCATTCGCTGTATTCCACAGGTGCATGGTGCATCATGGCAAGCCTTTAACTATGTGGATGACCGTCTAAGGATTGAAATGAATTCCACTACTGACAATCCAATCGTGCTAGAAAACGGGGAAGTTATTTCTGGAGGACATTTCCACGGTCAGCCAATTGCTCTGTCAATGGACTTCTTGAAAGTAGCAGCTGCAGAATGGGCTAATATTTCTGAGCGCAGAACGGAGAGACTAGTAAATCCGCAATTAAGTGGATTATCGCCATTCTTGGCTCCAGATCCCGGCCTAGAATGTGGCCTAATGGTAGCACAATATGCAGCAGCAGCCCTAGTTTCTGAAAATAAAGTTCTTGCTCATCCAGCGAGTGTTGATTCCATTCCAACTTCTGCAAATCAAGAAGACCATGTGAGCATGGGTACAATCGGTTCTCGTCAAGCAAGGGAAATCATTCATAATTCTGCTAGAGTCATAGCGATTGAAATGATTTGTGCTTCCCAAGCGATCTATTTAGAAAAAGCAGAAAGCCAGCTTGCTCCTGCGACTAGAGAATACTTAGAAAAAATAAGAGCCATTTGCCCGCCGTTAGAAAGTGACCGTGCCATTTCGGATCAAATGGAAGAATTGGCTCAGTTTATTTTGAGAGAAGATGTATTGAAGTAA
- a CDS encoding Na+/H+ antiporter family protein codes for MLSNPVLISVIVLSVLSLARVHVIFALLISAIVAGLTANLTLSDTINSLINGMGGQSSTALSYILLGIFAAMIAYSGITTILINKLLAMKKQSKILLLLMFAVIACLSGTLIPVHIAFIPILIPPLLLFLNYLKMDRRAVACALTFGLKMPYIVIPAGYGIIFHGIIASEMKASGLEIAQSQIPLAMIIPAIGMFVGLFIAMFISYRKPREYGEDQVMALAEVSAAAETPARKLQFKDFITIGAVVAALIVQLQFGSLVLGALAGIIIMFAGRIVTLGEGEQIVQDGVKLMGAIAFVMLIASGYAAILKETGAVTELVTAVDTVVGGSKFIAAVVLLLIGLLVTMGIGTSFGTVPILAAVFVPLCISIGFSPLATAALIGTAGALGDAGSPASDSTLGPTSGLNADGKHNHIWDTCVPTFIHYNIPLFIFGVIAALVL; via the coding sequence ATGTTAAGTAATCCCGTACTAATATCTGTTATCGTTTTATCTGTTCTAAGTCTAGCAAGAGTACATGTTATTTTTGCCCTATTAATTTCCGCCATTGTTGCTGGCTTAACAGCAAATTTAACTTTATCAGATACAATCAATTCATTAATAAATGGTATGGGAGGGCAATCCTCTACGGCATTAAGTTATATTTTGCTAGGTATTTTTGCAGCCATGATTGCTTATTCCGGAATTACAACCATTCTTATTAATAAGTTGCTTGCCATGAAGAAGCAAAGTAAAATCTTGCTATTGCTGATGTTTGCTGTGATTGCTTGTTTATCAGGAACGCTAATTCCGGTTCACATTGCGTTTATCCCAATCTTAATTCCTCCGTTATTACTATTTTTAAATTATTTAAAAATGGATCGCAGGGCAGTGGCTTGTGCACTCACTTTTGGGCTGAAAATGCCGTACATTGTCATTCCAGCAGGATACGGGATTATTTTCCATGGGATTATTGCTTCTGAAATGAAGGCGAGTGGACTGGAAATTGCTCAATCACAAATTCCGCTTGCAATGATCATCCCAGCGATAGGTATGTTTGTTGGTCTATTTATTGCAATGTTTATTTCCTACCGAAAACCAAGAGAATATGGTGAAGATCAAGTGATGGCTTTGGCTGAGGTGAGTGCTGCAGCAGAGACGCCAGCACGTAAACTGCAATTTAAGGATTTTATTACAATCGGGGCAGTCGTTGCGGCATTAATCGTGCAATTACAATTTGGCTCGCTTGTTCTTGGAGCGTTAGCTGGGATCATTATCATGTTTGCCGGCAGAATTGTAACGTTAGGTGAAGGGGAGCAGATTGTCCAAGATGGTGTAAAATTAATGGGAGCGATTGCATTCGTTATGCTTATCGCATCAGGATATGCAGCTATATTAAAGGAAACAGGGGCAGTTACTGAATTGGTTACAGCAGTTGACACTGTGGTAGGAGGCAGTAAATTTATTGCAGCTGTTGTACTACTGCTTATTGGTTTGTTAGTAACGATGGGGATTGGCACATCCTTTGGGACAGTTCCTATTTTGGCAGCCGTGTTTGTTCCGCTTTGTATCTCCATTGGGTTTAGCCCATTAGCTACTGCTGCTTTAATCGGAACAGCAGGAGCGCTCGGTGATGCAGGATCTCCGGCATCGGATAGTACACTTGGACCAACATCGGGATTAAATGCAGATGGAAAGCATAATCATATTTGGGACACATGTGTACCAACATTCATTCATTACAATATCCCATTATTTATATTTGGCGTCATTGCCGCATTAGTTTTATAA